Proteins from a single region of Corynebacterium pseudogenitalium:
- the rplJ gene encoding 50S ribosomal protein L10, with protein MANPKNERELAVLKEKFDAASSIVLTEYRGLTVGQLQTLRGDLGFDVEYHVAKNTLIKIAANEHGIEGLDELLTGPTAIAFIKGEAVDAAKVMKKFSKDHDAFVIKGGYMDGAAIDAAQVDAIAEMDNRETTLAKLAGAFQGSLAKAAGLFEAPASKTARLVAALQDKQNDAA; from the coding sequence ATGGCAAATCCGAAGAATGAGCGCGAGCTTGCTGTGTTGAAGGAGAAGTTTGACGCTGCTAGCTCCATCGTGCTGACGGAGTACCGTGGTCTGACCGTTGGTCAGCTGCAGACTCTTCGTGGCGATCTCGGCTTCGATGTCGAATACCACGTCGCCAAGAACACCCTCATCAAGATCGCTGCTAACGAGCACGGCATCGAGGGTCTCGACGAGCTTCTGACCGGCCCGACCGCTATCGCTTTCATTAAGGGCGAGGCTGTCGACGCTGCTAAGGTCATGAAGAAGTTCTCCAAGGATCACGACGCGTTCGTGATCAAGGGTGGCTACATGGATGGCGCTGCTATCGACGCCGCTCAGGTTGACGCCATCGCTGAGATGGACAACCGCGAGACCACGCTTGCAAAGCTCGCTGGCGCATTCCAGGGTTCTTTGGCAAAGGCTGCTGGGCTGTTCGAGGCTCCGGCATCCAAGACGGCTCGCCTTGTCGCTGCGCTGCAGGACAAGCAGAACGACGCCGCATAA
- the rplL gene encoding 50S ribosomal protein L7/L12, protein MAKLSKDELIEQFKEMTLIELSEFLKEFEEVFDVTAAAPVAVAAAPGAAGGDAAAAEEKDEFDVVLEDAGAKKIGVIKVVRELVPGLGLKDAKEMVEGAPKAILEGANKDDAEAAKAKLEEAGAKVTLK, encoded by the coding sequence ATGGCTAAGCTGTCTAAGGACGAGCTCATTGAGCAGTTCAAGGAAATGACCCTCATCGAGCTTTCCGAGTTCCTGAAGGAATTCGAGGAGGTCTTCGACGTTACCGCTGCTGCACCAGTTGCTGTTGCTGCTGCTCCGGGCGCTGCTGGCGGCGACGCTGCTGCTGCAGAGGAGAAGGACGAGTTCGACGTTGTTCTCGAGGACGCTGGCGCCAAGAAGATCGGTGTCATCAAGGTTGTCCGCGAGCTCGTTCCGGGCCTGGGCCTGAAGGACGCCAAGGAAATGGTCGAGGGTGCTCCAAAGGCTATCCTCGAGGGCGCAAACAAGGACGATGCAGAGGCTGCAAAGGCCAAGCTGGAAGAGGCTGGCGCAAAGGTTACCCTCAAGTAA
- a CDS encoding DUF3068 domain-containing protein: MLPKSRIIASLLAGLGIALLVGGLLAPRVLNSGAKLPLDLGAVTLTMADPDGTREGEPAPVVHQLHMEVQNPAGKDSASVRVGDTLRAGDAGTDFENLVGASTWTYTLDRETGEAQGPAKVQLVMAMPAVDVPVEGSWLKLPSPVKQETYQVFDPVLRGAAPAEFVAEESVAGRAVLRFRQVIAPTNVAQRYADMRNTLTVEGEDGEPVRTFYTHSAQRELLVDQITGVVVGMQERVNDYYADVDGNEVQGIVSYDAAMDEQQTAELISLLDGAYGPSVQQAFTWGVLGLGGALTLIGLVGALWPRRR; encoded by the coding sequence ATGCTGCCCAAATCCAGGATCATTGCTTCGTTGTTGGCGGGCCTCGGTATTGCGTTGTTGGTTGGCGGTCTGCTGGCCCCGCGTGTGCTGAACTCGGGCGCGAAGCTACCGCTGGACCTTGGGGCGGTAACGTTGACGATGGCCGATCCCGATGGCACCCGCGAGGGCGAGCCGGCGCCGGTGGTGCACCAGCTGCATATGGAGGTGCAGAATCCGGCGGGCAAGGACTCTGCCAGCGTGCGCGTGGGGGACACGTTGCGTGCGGGGGACGCGGGTACGGACTTTGAAAACCTTGTCGGCGCGAGCACGTGGACGTATACGTTGGACCGTGAAACCGGTGAGGCGCAGGGACCGGCAAAGGTCCAGCTTGTGATGGCGATGCCGGCCGTCGATGTCCCGGTGGAGGGGTCGTGGCTGAAGTTGCCATCGCCGGTGAAGCAGGAGACGTACCAGGTGTTCGACCCGGTGTTGCGTGGGGCTGCTCCCGCGGAGTTCGTCGCAGAGGAATCGGTTGCTGGGCGCGCGGTGCTGCGGTTCCGGCAGGTCATTGCGCCAACGAACGTGGCGCAGCGGTACGCGGATATGCGAAACACGTTGACCGTCGAAGGGGAAGACGGTGAGCCGGTCCGCACGTTCTATACGCATAGCGCGCAGCGCGAGTTGTTGGTTGATCAGATCACCGGCGTGGTCGTGGGGATGCAGGAGCGTGTCAACGACTATTATGCTGACGTGGACGGCAATGAGGTCCAGGGCATTGTTTCCTACGACGCCGCGATGGACGAGCAGCAGACGGCCGAGCTCATCTCGCTTCTCGACGGCGCCTACGGACCTTCCGTGCAGCAGGCCTTCACGTGGGGCGTGCTCGGTTTGGGTGGTGCGCTGACCTTGATTGGTCTGGTTGGCGCGTTGTGGCCGCGTCGGCGTTAG
- a CDS encoding DNA-directed RNA polymerase subunit beta, with product MLEGPNLAVSNQTMSMAEIPGAPERYSFAKIAEPIAVPGLLDVQLESFAWLVGTQEWREREQEARGADARITSGLEDILEEISPIQDYSGNMSLTLSEPRFEDVKDTIDECKEKDINYSAPLYVTAEFINNETQEIKSQTVFIGDFPLMTDKGTFIVNGTERVVVSQLVRSPGVYFDETIDKSTERPLHAVKVIPSRGAWLEFDVDKRDTVGVRIDRKRRQPVTVLLKALGWTTEQITERFGFSEIMMSTLENDGVANTDEALLEIYRKQRPGEQPTRDLAQSLLENSFFKAKRYDLARVGRYKINRKLGLGGDHDGLMTLTEEDIATTLEYLVRLHAGEHEMTSPEGEVISINTDDIDHFGNRRLRTVGELIQNQVRVGLSRMERVVRERMTTQDAESITPTSLINVRPVSAAIREFFGTSQLSQFMDQNNSLSGLTHKRRLSALGPGGLSRERAGIEVRDVHPSHYGRMCPIETPEGPNIGLIGALASYARVNAFGFIETPYQKVEDGKLTDTVHYLTADEEDRYAIAQAATPMDKDGNLTGERIEVRLKDGDIGVVGPKGVDYLDISPRQMVSVATAMIPFLEHDDANRALMGANMQKQAVPLLRSEAAYVATGMEQRAAYDAGDTIISAKAGVVTNVTGDFITVMDDEGIQDTYMLRTFERTNQGTCYNQVPIVDHGQRVEAGQVLADGPGTKNGEMALGRNLLVAFMPWEGHNYEDAIILNQRVVEDDILTSVHIEEHEIDARDTKLGAEEITREIPNVSEDVLKDLDERGIIRIGADVRDGDILVGKVTPKGETELTPEERLLRAIFGEKAREVRDTSLKVPHGETGKVIAVRRFSREDDDDLSPGVNEMIRVYVAQKRKIQDGDKMAGRHGNKGVVGKILPQEDMPFMEDGTPVDIILNTHGVPRRMNIGQVLEVHLGWLAKAGWTVNPDDPANAKLLETLPEHLYDVPPESLTATPVFDGATNEEIAGLLANSKPNRDGDVMVDENGKTTLFDGRSGEPFKYPISVGYMYMLKLHHLVDEKIHARSTGPYSMITQQPLGGKAQFGGQRFGEMEVWAMQAYGAAYTLQELLTIKSDDVVGRVKVYEAIVKGENIPDPGIPESFKVLLKELQSLCLNVEVLSTDGTPMELDGDDDDFDQAGSSLGINLSRDEGSAADTA from the coding sequence GTGCTGGAAGGACCCAACTTGGCAGTCTCAAACCAGACCATGTCAATGGCTGAAATTCCCGGGGCTCCCGAACGTTATTCGTTCGCGAAGATCGCAGAGCCGATCGCTGTCCCGGGTCTTCTTGATGTACAGCTTGAATCTTTCGCGTGGCTTGTTGGTACGCAGGAGTGGCGTGAGCGTGAGCAGGAAGCTCGCGGCGCCGACGCGCGTATCACGAGTGGCTTGGAGGACATTCTCGAAGAGATTTCTCCAATCCAGGACTACTCGGGCAACATGAGCCTGACGCTGTCCGAGCCGCGCTTCGAAGATGTCAAGGACACGATCGACGAGTGTAAAGAAAAAGATATTAACTACTCCGCGCCGTTGTATGTGACGGCGGAGTTCATCAACAATGAAACCCAGGAGATTAAGTCTCAGACGGTGTTCATTGGTGATTTCCCGCTGATGACGGACAAGGGCACCTTCATCGTCAACGGCACTGAGCGTGTTGTTGTTTCGCAGTTGGTGCGTTCGCCGGGCGTGTACTTCGACGAGACGATTGATAAGTCGACGGAACGGCCGCTGCACGCGGTGAAGGTGATCCCTTCGCGCGGTGCGTGGTTGGAGTTTGACGTCGATAAGCGTGACACGGTTGGTGTGCGTATTGACCGTAAGCGTCGTCAGCCAGTGACGGTGCTGCTGAAGGCGCTTGGTTGGACGACGGAGCAGATCACGGAGCGCTTCGGCTTCTCCGAGATCATGATGTCCACCCTCGAGAACGACGGCGTGGCGAACACCGACGAGGCTCTGCTGGAGATTTACCGCAAGCAGCGCCCGGGCGAGCAGCCGACGCGCGACCTCGCGCAGTCCCTGCTGGAGAACTCGTTCTTCAAGGCGAAGCGCTACGACCTGGCACGAGTTGGCCGTTACAAGATCAACCGCAAGCTTGGTCTTGGCGGCGACCACGACGGTCTGATGACGCTGACCGAGGAAGACATCGCGACGACCCTCGAGTACCTGGTGCGCCTGCACGCGGGTGAGCACGAGATGACTTCCCCGGAGGGCGAGGTTATCTCGATCAACACGGACGACATTGACCACTTTGGTAACCGTCGTCTACGCACGGTGGGCGAGCTCATCCAGAACCAGGTTCGCGTTGGTCTGTCCCGCATGGAGCGCGTTGTGCGCGAGCGTATGACGACGCAGGACGCGGAGTCCATCACCCCGACCTCGCTGATTAACGTCCGCCCGGTTTCCGCGGCGATCCGCGAGTTCTTCGGCACCTCGCAGCTGTCGCAGTTCATGGACCAGAACAACTCTCTGTCTGGTCTGACGCACAAGCGTCGTCTGTCGGCGCTGGGCCCTGGTGGTCTGTCGCGTGAGCGCGCCGGCATTGAAGTCCGAGACGTGCACCCGTCGCACTACGGCCGCATGTGCCCGATTGAGACGCCGGAAGGCCCGAACATTGGTCTGATCGGTGCGTTGGCTTCCTACGCACGCGTCAACGCGTTCGGCTTCATTGAGACGCCGTACCAGAAGGTCGAAGACGGCAAGCTGACTGATACGGTCCACTACCTGACCGCGGACGAAGAGGACCGCTACGCAATTGCGCAGGCGGCCACCCCGATGGATAAGGACGGCAACCTAACTGGTGAGCGTATTGAGGTCCGCCTGAAGGACGGCGACATCGGCGTCGTTGGCCCTAAGGGCGTCGATTACCTCGACATTTCCCCACGCCAGATGGTGTCCGTGGCAACGGCAATGATTCCGTTCCTCGAGCACGATGACGCGAACCGTGCCCTCATGGGTGCGAACATGCAGAAGCAGGCTGTGCCGCTGCTGCGTTCTGAGGCCGCGTACGTGGCCACCGGCATGGAGCAGCGCGCTGCGTACGATGCTGGTGACACGATTATTTCGGCGAAGGCTGGCGTCGTCACGAATGTGACAGGTGACTTCATCACCGTCATGGACGACGAAGGCATCCAGGACACGTACATGCTGCGCACGTTCGAGCGCACGAACCAGGGCACCTGCTACAACCAGGTTCCGATCGTTGACCACGGTCAGCGTGTTGAGGCTGGCCAGGTGCTGGCTGACGGTCCTGGTACCAAGAACGGTGAGATGGCGCTCGGCCGCAACCTGCTGGTTGCGTTTATGCCGTGGGAAGGCCACAACTACGAGGACGCGATCATCCTGAACCAGCGCGTGGTTGAGGACGACATTCTGACTTCCGTGCACATCGAAGAGCACGAGATCGACGCCCGCGACACCAAGCTGGGTGCAGAGGAAATTACTCGCGAGATCCCGAACGTGTCCGAGGACGTGCTGAAGGACCTCGATGAGCGCGGCATTATCCGCATCGGTGCGGACGTGCGTGACGGCGACATCCTGGTCGGTAAGGTCACCCCGAAGGGTGAGACCGAGCTGACTCCGGAGGAGCGTCTGCTGCGCGCCATCTTCGGCGAGAAGGCCCGCGAGGTCCGCGACACCTCCCTGAAGGTGCCGCACGGTGAGACCGGTAAGGTCATCGCGGTTCGTCGCTTCTCCCGCGAGGACGACGACGATCTGTCGCCAGGCGTCAACGAGATGATTCGCGTCTATGTTGCGCAGAAGCGCAAGATCCAGGACGGCGACAAGATGGCTGGCCGCCACGGCAACAAGGGTGTCGTGGGCAAGATTCTGCCGCAGGAAGATATGCCGTTCATGGAGGATGGCACCCCGGTGGACATCATTCTGAACACCCACGGTGTGCCGCGTCGTATGAACATTGGCCAGGTCCTTGAGGTACACCTCGGCTGGTTGGCGAAGGCTGGTTGGACGGTCAACCCGGACGATCCTGCGAACGCCAAGTTGCTCGAGACGCTGCCTGAGCATCTGTACGACGTCCCGCCTGAGTCGCTCACCGCGACCCCAGTGTTTGACGGCGCGACGAACGAGGAGATCGCTGGTCTGCTGGCGAATTCCAAGCCGAACCGCGACGGTGACGTCATGGTCGATGAGAACGGCAAGACCACGCTGTTCGACGGCCGCTCCGGCGAGCCATTCAAGTACCCGATTTCCGTCGGCTACATGTACATGCTCAAGCTGCACCACCTGGTTGACGAGAAGATTCACGCTCGCTCCACTGGTCCGTACTCCATGATTACCCAGCAGCCGCTCGGCGGTAAGGCCCAGTTCGGTGGCCAGCGCTTCGGTGAGATGGAGGTGTGGGCGATGCAGGCATACGGCGCCGCCTACACGCTGCAGGAACTGCTGACGATTAAGTCGGATGACGTGGTTGGCCGCGTGAAGGTGTACGAGGCCATTGTGAAGGGCGAGAACATCCCTGACCCGGGTATTCCGGAGTCGTTCAAGGTGTTGCTCAAGGAGCTGCAGTCGCTGTGCCTGAACGTTGAAGTCCTTTCGACGGACGGCACCCCGATGGAGCTCGACGGCGATGATGACGACTTTGATCAGGCCGGTTCCTCCCTTGGCATCAACCTGTCACGTGACGAGGGCTCCGCGGCGGACACCGCCTAA
- a CDS encoding DNA-directed RNA polymerase subunit beta' produces the protein MFDVNLFDELRIGLATADDIRRWSHGEVKKPETINYRTLKPEKDGLFCERIFGPTRDWECACGKYKRVRYKGIICERCGVEVTKSKVRRERMGHIELAAPVTHIWYFKGVPSRLGYLLDLAPKDLERIIYFAANIITSVDEEARHNDMSTLEAEMLLEKKEVEQDANAEIAERAQKLEEDLAELEAAGATAAARKKVQNAADKEMQHIREVGEREVERLDEIWSTFQKLAPKQMIIDEFLYEELVDRYEDYFTGGMGAEAIQTLIRNFDLEAEAEELRTIIAEGKGQKKVRALKRLKVVAAFQRSGNDPAGMILDAIPVIPPELRPMVQLDGGRFATSDLNDLYRRVINRNNRLKRMIDLGAPEIIVNNEKRMLQESVDALFDNGRRGRPVTGPGNRPLKSLSDLLKGKQGRFRQNLLGKRVDYSGRSVIIVGPQLKMHECGLPKLMALELFKPFVMKRLVDNEYAQNIKSAKRMVERQRPEVWDVLEEAISEHPVLLNRAPTLHRLGIQAFEPKLVEGKAIQLHPLACEAFNADFDGDQMAVHLPLSAEAQAEARILMLSSNNILSPASGKPLAMPRLDMVTGLYFLTMEKGEDEIGGEGRFTPADENGPAKGVYSSYREAIMAYDLGVLGLQAPIKVRIDHLRPTIEIEAEQFPDGWSKGQAWMMETTLGRIMFNELLPFNFPYQEGAMVRKGGGAGKVLLGDIIQSMVEKYPMITVAQTLDKLKDAGFYWATRSGVTISMSDVLVLPNKTEILEQYEQRAEEIERKYWEKGALTEENRYDRLVELWQDATNQVGEAVEALYPDDNPIPMIVKSGAAGNMRQIWTLAGMKGMVVNSRGEYITRPIKTSFREGLTVMEYFNNSHGSRKGLADTALRTADSGYLTRRLVDVAQDVIVREHDCGTRQGVKVPVAQLAGEKFVRDEFVETSVAGRVLASDAKDAEGNVVLEADAELSEERIDALVAAGVEEVKVRSVLTCQTPTGVCAKCYGKSMASGKLVDIGEAVGIVAAQSIGEPGTQLTMRTFHQGGVGGDITGGLPRVQELFEARVPKNCAPIASVAGTVTLEDEGNFWTLTIHPDDGSDVVVYEKLSKRQGLAQVRRPMESNPNAMIERSLREGDHVNVGDRLLRGAADPHDVLEVLGRRGVEKHLIDEVQAVYRTQGVSIHDKHIEIIIRQMLRRGTVIDSGTTEFLPGTLVDLSEARQVNAAAVADGGEPAEMRSEIMGITKASLATESWLSAASFQETTRVLTDAAINKRSDQLIGLKENVIIGKLIPAGTGISRYRNITVKPTEAARSAAYSIPSFGDGIYGDEAYGDYTGASVPLEEYGYDQI, from the coding sequence GTGTTTGACGTAAACCTCTTCGACGAGCTTCGCATCGGCCTGGCTACTGCTGACGACATCCGTCGTTGGTCGCATGGTGAGGTCAAGAAGCCCGAAACGATTAACTACCGCACGTTGAAGCCGGAAAAGGACGGCCTGTTCTGCGAGCGCATCTTCGGTCCTACCCGTGACTGGGAGTGTGCGTGTGGCAAGTACAAGCGTGTCCGCTACAAGGGCATCATTTGTGAACGTTGTGGCGTCGAGGTCACTAAGTCGAAGGTTCGCCGTGAGCGCATGGGCCACATTGAGCTGGCCGCGCCGGTGACCCACATTTGGTACTTCAAGGGCGTCCCATCGCGCCTGGGTTACCTGCTGGATCTTGCTCCGAAGGACCTGGAGCGCATCATTTACTTCGCCGCGAACATCATCACCAGTGTTGATGAGGAGGCGCGTCACAACGACATGTCGACGCTCGAGGCGGAGATGCTGCTCGAGAAGAAGGAAGTCGAGCAGGACGCGAATGCCGAGATTGCGGAGCGTGCGCAGAAGCTGGAGGAGGACCTCGCTGAGCTCGAGGCTGCCGGTGCGACTGCTGCCGCCCGCAAGAAGGTGCAGAACGCTGCTGACAAGGAGATGCAGCACATCCGCGAGGTCGGCGAGCGCGAGGTCGAGCGCCTCGACGAAATTTGGTCCACCTTCCAGAAGCTTGCTCCGAAGCAGATGATTATCGACGAGTTCCTCTACGAAGAGCTCGTGGACCGCTACGAGGACTACTTCACCGGCGGCATGGGCGCTGAGGCGATCCAGACGCTGATCCGCAACTTCGACCTCGAAGCTGAGGCGGAGGAACTGCGCACCATCATCGCTGAGGGCAAGGGCCAGAAGAAGGTCCGCGCACTGAAGCGCCTGAAGGTTGTGGCTGCGTTCCAGCGTTCCGGCAATGATCCTGCCGGCATGATCCTGGACGCGATCCCGGTGATCCCACCAGAGCTGCGTCCAATGGTGCAGCTCGACGGTGGCCGTTTCGCCACCTCGGACCTGAATGACCTGTACCGTCGCGTAATTAACCGCAACAACCGTTTGAAGCGCATGATTGACCTGGGAGCCCCAGAGATCATCGTGAACAACGAGAAGCGCATGCTGCAAGAGTCTGTCGACGCCCTCTTCGACAACGGCCGTCGTGGCCGCCCTGTCACGGGCCCAGGCAACCGTCCGCTGAAGTCCCTGTCTGACCTGCTGAAGGGTAAGCAGGGTCGCTTCCGCCAGAACCTGCTGGGTAAGCGTGTGGACTACTCTGGCCGTTCGGTCATTATTGTTGGTCCGCAGCTGAAGATGCACGAGTGTGGTCTGCCGAAGCTGATGGCGCTCGAGCTGTTCAAGCCGTTCGTGATGAAGCGCCTCGTGGACAATGAGTACGCGCAGAACATTAAGTCGGCGAAGCGCATGGTGGAGCGCCAGCGCCCTGAGGTGTGGGACGTCCTCGAAGAGGCGATTTCCGAGCACCCAGTGCTGCTGAACCGTGCACCAACCCTGCACCGCCTTGGCATTCAGGCGTTCGAGCCGAAGCTGGTCGAGGGTAAAGCAATCCAGCTGCACCCGCTGGCCTGTGAGGCGTTCAACGCTGACTTCGACGGTGACCAGATGGCAGTCCACCTGCCGCTGTCCGCGGAGGCGCAGGCCGAGGCCCGCATCCTGATGCTGTCCTCGAACAACATCCTGTCCCCGGCATCCGGCAAGCCACTGGCGATGCCTCGCCTGGACATGGTGACCGGCCTGTACTTCCTGACCATGGAAAAGGGCGAGGACGAGATCGGCGGCGAGGGTCGTTTCACCCCAGCCGACGAGAACGGCCCAGCCAAGGGCGTGTACTCCTCCTACCGTGAGGCCATCATGGCTTACGACCTGGGTGTACTTGGCCTGCAGGCACCGATCAAGGTGCGCATCGACCACCTGCGTCCGACGATTGAGATTGAGGCTGAGCAGTTCCCAGACGGCTGGTCGAAGGGCCAGGCTTGGATGATGGAGACCACCCTTGGTCGCATCATGTTCAACGAGCTGCTTCCGTTCAACTTCCCGTACCAGGAAGGCGCGATGGTCCGTAAGGGCGGCGGCGCTGGCAAGGTGCTGTTGGGCGACATCATCCAGTCGATGGTGGAGAAGTACCCAATGATTACCGTTGCCCAGACGCTGGACAAGCTGAAGGACGCCGGTTTCTACTGGGCGACCCGTTCCGGCGTGACCATCTCCATGTCCGACGTGTTGGTGCTTCCGAACAAGACGGAAATCCTTGAGCAGTACGAGCAGCGCGCCGAGGAGATCGAGCGCAAGTACTGGGAGAAGGGTGCCCTGACCGAGGAGAACCGCTACGACCGTCTCGTGGAGCTGTGGCAGGACGCCACCAACCAGGTCGGTGAAGCAGTTGAGGCGCTGTACCCGGATGACAACCCGATTCCGATGATCGTGAAGTCTGGTGCTGCCGGTAACATGCGTCAGATCTGGACCCTGGCCGGCATGAAGGGCATGGTCGTGAACTCGCGCGGTGAGTACATCACCCGCCCGATCAAGACCTCCTTCCGCGAAGGCCTGACAGTGATGGAGTACTTCAACAACTCCCACGGTTCCCGAAAGGGCCTGGCGGATACGGCACTGCGTACCGCAGACTCCGGCTACCTGACCCGCCGTCTTGTCGACGTCGCCCAGGACGTCATCGTCCGCGAGCACGACTGCGGCACCCGCCAGGGAGTCAAGGTTCCAGTTGCGCAGCTTGCCGGTGAGAAGTTCGTCCGCGACGAGTTCGTCGAGACCTCCGTCGCTGGCCGAGTACTGGCATCCGACGCGAAGGACGCCGAGGGCAACGTTGTGCTCGAAGCCGACGCTGAGCTTTCGGAAGAGCGTATCGACGCCCTCGTCGCCGCCGGTGTCGAGGAAGTCAAGGTCCGCTCCGTCCTGACCTGCCAGACCCCAACCGGCGTCTGCGCGAAGTGCTACGGCAAGTCCATGGCATCCGGCAAGCTTGTCGACATCGGTGAAGCCGTCGGTATCGTGGCTGCACAGTCGATTGGTGAGCCTGGTACCCAGCTGACCATGCGTACCTTCCACCAGGGTGGTGTCGGTGGCGACATTACCGGTGGTCTGCCACGTGTTCAGGAGCTGTTCGAGGCCCGCGTGCCGAAGAACTGCGCCCCGATCGCATCCGTGGCCGGCACCGTCACCCTCGAAGACGAAGGCAACTTCTGGACGCTCACCATCCACCCGGATGACGGCTCCGACGTTGTGGTCTACGAGAAGCTGTCGAAGCGCCAGGGCCTCGCACAGGTCCGCCGCCCGATGGAGTCCAACCCGAACGCGATGATCGAGCGCTCCCTGCGTGAAGGCGACCACGTTAACGTGGGCGACCGCCTCCTGCGTGGCGCTGCTGACCCGCACGACGTGCTCGAGGTCCTCGGCCGCCGTGGCGTGGAAAAGCACCTCATCGACGAAGTGCAGGCCGTGTACCGCACCCAGGGTGTGTCCATCCACGACAAGCACATCGAGATCATCATCCGCCAGATGCTGCGACGCGGCACCGTCATCGACTCGGGTACCACCGAGTTCCTGCCGGGTACGCTCGTGGACCTGTCGGAGGCACGCCAGGTCAACGCTGCGGCTGTTGCAGATGGTGGCGAGCCAGCAGAGATGCGCTCCGAGATCATGGGTA